The genomic window gtcagtgtggagcccgatttagggctcgaacctacgaaccgtgagatcatgacctgagctgaaaccaacagtcgggccgcttaatggactgagccacccaggggtccccctTACCAAGTGGTCTTTAATACCTGAAGGGAGGGAAGGGTCAGGAGAACAAAAGGCAAGAATTAAAAAAGCCAAAGGCTCAGTTTGAATGCACGCGCCCTGAACCCCTCGAACGATGACTGAAGGTATCACCTTACTCCAGCGCAGATGGCCATCCGATGACCCGAGTATTGGCAAAGTGTCATGGTGGACTCCCACCCCGCAGAGGACAGTAGAATGGGCGCTCTAGCAGCTAATCAGGGGCTGGGGGCAATACATTCGGTTTCTGCTGACCACACACACCCACTCTGTCCTTCTTCCCTCACGGCTCAAAGGATGGCGGGGGCACCCAGTGACGTCCTGGGCGGGGACGTATGCGGGCACCGTCACCATCATTCCAACACGCGGTGAATAGACCCCTTCTGCCTTCGCCGCTCGCACTGAGTCAGACCAGCCGGTCAAGCAGTGAGTTCACGCACGCACATCAGAGGGGCGGCCACGGCACTGGCCTCTGGAGATCTCCAGCCGCGTGCTAAGAAATTTACACCACTCGCAAACAGGGAGCTACTGAACCCCCTCCCTACTTTTAAACTAACAACATCAAGTGTTCCCCAGGAGAACACCGACTGGATTTAACCATGCACCGTGGATTTATTCAAATGACAGACGGCTCATGGGTTCCTGAACGTGATGCCACGTTAGCAAGCACGTGGTACCACTCGTCTCATGGACACTCTTGACTTTCATCCGGTCTAGCTTTCCAAAGCAAATCCCAGGAGATCCAGACAGGACCACCCTTCTGCTTCAGTAAGTGCTTGCTCTTCCTGAAGGGGATCTTCATGTCAGTTTTCTATCTGAAGTGGAATCCCCTAAACACAGCTACGACGACAGAATACGTGGTTCACGCTCATGCTTCCCACACTAGTGTAACTGGGACCTGGCAGCAAGTTATatgtaatgtttgtttgtttttgaacatGGGGCAAGATCGGATTGAAACATCCCCTGCTCgtgaaaataggaaaacaggggctcctggtggctcagtcggttaagcgtcccactcttgatttgggttcaaatcatgatctcacggttcgtgagttcaagtccggtgtggggctctgcactgacagctcgaagcctgcttgggattctcgctcctTCTCCCTcaagataaaagaaacagaaaaaagaaaagaaaaccagtgaGTTACGTACCTTTTTTGTATTTCCAGCACATCTCTTGGCACTCCGAGTGACTCGCTGTTGGGATTCACTCTCCAAAGCATTTCCTCCAGGAGGGATCTTAACTTTTCTGGATCTCAAAGACATGACGTCTGAACGTTGTGTTACTTCTTCCTCCTGATTCTTCACGTGGACACCCACACCTTTCTCCCTTTGCTTCTCCTCTGCCACGTCAGGCAAGGGCACCTTCCTCGGTCTTGTAGACCGTAGACACATTCTACTTGCAAGGACTCGGCCCGCAGGTGTAGAACTCTTGGCTCTGCCTTCAGGGCTTTGTGGCTTCGTCTGTCGGGAGGTCTTCTGGGGCTTCTTGTCATTTCTGTCTGTCTTCACTTTCTCTGCTGCTGCTTTAACAGGCTCGGGCCTTTGCTCTTCGAGCTTGGTTTTATTTGGCCGTCTCGAGCGGAGAGACATCGCCTAAAAATAGCAAGACAGCCGCCACATGCCAATCATGAGTAATACAAACCTCACACTTCAACACggagaagaaaacaatcaaagggAATTTCgaaaaaaatcatgtgaaaaCTTCACGTTTGTTTTAAGAGGCCAGCAACCACTTCATTCCAGGGTGAAATCCTCTCTACTGACAAACCATGAATTTCCAGGCTCAATTTCCATCACAACACCTGAGTGTCATATATGGCAAATTCGATTACGACAAGCATTACGTGGGCTTTCTAGAAAAATGCCCCCTTTCCAGGCAGTAAATGAATTCCTAAGCCTTTCGCAATCATTTGCTCAAGCAGGACAGGAGAGTCAGTGTTTCTGGAACGGAACGTACAAAGTACTGTCCATGCAGGAGTAACTCTATGCCTCACAACCTTGACAGGTGGGCTCTCTTCGGGACCCGGACGGCCACGCAGATTGTTCTAACCGCATAAAGACTGACCCTGATCCCCCGCCCACCCAGCGCTCCTGCTTATGGGCTCTGGGACAACACAGGACCCAGCTCCTACCTTTCCTCGACATCTTTCACACCTCTGCAGATGACCATAACTCACTCAGTTCCTGAGAAACTCTCGTCAAAACTGGTCATAAGAATTTTGACCTGTTATTTTCCCACACGAAGTCTATTCTCTCTATAAATCCCCAAAGGATTCTTTAACTTGTCTGCAGTTACTCACTGTGCTGAATGCAGACCCctttgggagaagatattcgcatATAGACTCAACAGTTTATACCGGATAAGAGCCTCGAATGGAGAACACCATCCGAGATGGCATACAGCGACTAAGTGACATCTGCCATCACCTGTTGTGGAGAGGCCGTCGTCCTTCCTACTTCTCGCCCCTCTGTCCTGCTTTCCCTCTTGCCGCTGGTCAGGTCCTCTGGGACTTCCATCCTTTCCGCTACAATCCTTAGCTTTCTCTTCGCGGTCAGGGGCTCAGGGGGGTCACGTCCTTCTCTGGGGGCCCCCCTTCTTTTCTTCAGGGGAGGCTTCTCTTCGGCAGTGGCCTGGGCAGGTGTCACAGAGCGCAGCCTCTTTGTTCCTGGGCCACCTCCCTCGTTTCCTCGTTTTCTCTTTGGGGACGGGGAAACACTGCTTTCACTCCGAGATTTTACAGGGTCTCGGTGGCCTGCCAGATCTTCCACGGGCTTTCCTCGAGGGGCCCTACGGACTCTTGCTAGGGGTTTCACAGGTTTCCCTCCATCTGGTGTTTGCTTTGGAGCTCCCTGGATGCTACCAGCATCACCCCGTTGCTTGGTGTGATCTGGCCTCGGGAAGGACTCTCTGAAACTGGCCAGGTCTTCCAGGGGTTGGGTGGGGTTCGGCGCTCTTGGCCGATTTTTCCTGCCTGTTACGTTTTCTGTGGGGCCCAGTTTCTGCTTTGCAGTTCTATTAAACAATCTAACGTCTTTATCATCACCTCCTGATTCTCTGAGCAAGTGAGTGCTTTCCTCTGGTGTTTGGGTGGGCTTCCTGAGAGCTGAGGGCTCTTCCTTAAGATCAGCTTTCTGGGGAGGGGTCTTGAGCCGCCTCCTTCTATTGGTAGGCTTGTTGCCTGGTCCTGCAAGCGGAGATTGGAAGGGTGATTTGGTGGTTCGGTCACCAGTCACTGGGTCTGCGGTTTGGAAAAGCTCTTTGAGACCAGCCAGGTCTTCTAAGGACTGGATCTTTTTCTTGGGTGTTGTTGGCCACCTCTTGCTTCTAGATACATTTCTTACAGGCTCCAATTTCGGCTTTGGGGTGTCCTTGAACAATCCGATGTCTGCATCACCACCTACAGGTTCTCCGTGTTCATGTGGGCTTTCCCCTGGCAGCTGGGTGGGCTTCCTGAGAGCTGAGGGTTCTTCCTCCAGGTCCACTTTCTGGGGAGGGGTCTTGAGCCGCCTCCTTCTATTGGTTGGCTTGTTGCCTGGTCCTGCTAGTGGAGACTGGCAGGGTGCTTTGGTGGTTTGGTCACCAGTCATTGGCTTATCTGTGTGGTTTGGTGTTTGGAAAAGCTCTTTGAGGCCAACCAGGTCTTCTAAAGACTGGATGTTCCTCCTGGGTGTTCTTGGCTGCTTTTTGCTTCCAGTTACATTTTCTGTAGGGTTCAGTTTCCGCTTTAGGGTTTCCTTAAACAAGTTGATGTCTTCCTCCTTACCTCCAGGTTCTCTGTGTTCGTGTGGGCTTTCCCCTGGCATCCGGGTGGGCTTCCTGAGAGCTGAGGGCTCTTCCTCCAGGTCCACTTTCTGGGGAGGGGTCTCGAGCCGCCTCTTTCCACTTGCTGGCGTGTTGACTGGTTCTGCTCGTGGAGATTTACAGGGAACTTTGGTGGTTTGGTCACCAGTCCCTGGGTCTGGGGTTTGGAAAAGCTCTTTGAGACCAACCAGGTCTTCTAGGGACTGGACCTTTTTCTTGGGTGTTCTTGGCTGCCTCTTGCTTCCAGTTACATCTTCCTCAGGTTTCAGTTTCTGCTTTGGAGTTTCCTTGAACAATCTGATGTCTTCATCTTCCCCTACTGGttctctgtgtgtgcgtgtggctTCCTCTGGCCTTTGGGTGGGCTTCGTGACAGCTGAGAGCTCGTTCTCTACGGTGACCTTCCCCAGAGCTACCTTGAGCCGTGTCTTCATGTGGGTTGGTATGTTGACTGTTTCTGCTAGCGGAGATTTGCAGGGCACTATTGTGGTTTTGACAACAGCTGTTGTTTTCTTGGTTTGCTCTGGGGTTTGGAAAAGCTCTTTGAGGCCAACCAGGTCTTCTAGGGACTGGACCTTTTTTTGGGGTGTTCTTGGCCGCCTCTTGCTTCCAGTTACGTTGTCTGCAGGTTTCAGTTTCTGCTCTGGAGTTTTGTTAAACAATTTAATGTCTTTATCCCCGCCTCCTGATTCTGTGTGTTCGTGTGGGCTTTCCCCTGGCATCTGGGTGGACTTCCCGAGAGCTGGGGGCTCTTCCTCCAGGCCCACTTTCTGGGGAGGGGTCTCGAGCCGCCTCTTTTTACTTGCTGGCGTGTTGCCTGGTCCTGCTAGTGGAGATTGGCAGGGTGCTTTGGTGGTTTGGTCACCAGCCATTGGCTTATCTGTGTGGCTTGGTGTTTGGAAAAGCTCTTTGAGGCCAACCAGGTCTTCTAAGGACTGGACCTTTTTCTTGGGTGTTCTTGGCTGCCTCTTGCTTCCAACTACATTTTCTGCAGGATCCAGTTTCTGCTTTGGGGTTTCCTTGAACAATCCGATGTCTTCATCACCGCCTACTGGCTCTCTGTGTTCGTGTGGGCTTTCCCCTGGCATCTGGGTGGACTTCTGAAGAGCCGAGGCTTCTTCCTCCAGGTCCACTTTCTGCGGAGGGGTCTTGCACAGCCTCCTGCGACTTGCGGGTGTGTTGACTAGCTCTGCTAGGGGAGATTTGCAGGGTGCTTTGGTAGCTGGGTCATCAGCCATTGGTTTATCTGTGTGGTTTGGGGTCTGAAAGAGCTCTCTGAGTCCAGCCAGATCTTCTAGAGAATGGGCCTTTTTCTTGGGTGTTCTTGGCCGCCTCTTGCTTCTAGTTACTGCAGGATTTGGTTTCTGCCCTGGAGTTTTGTTAAACAAGTTGATGTCTTCATCATCACCTCCAGGTTCTCTGTGTGAGTTTGTGCTTTCCCCTGGCGTCTGGGTGGGCTTCCTGAGAGCAGAGGGCTTTTCCTCCAGGCCCACTTTCTGCGGAGGGGTCTCGAGCCACCTCTTTTGACTTGCTGGCGTGTTGCCTGGTCCTGCTAGCAGAGATTTGCAGGGTGCTTTGGTAGTTTGGTCACCAGTCATTGGTTTATCTGTGTGGTCTGGTGTTTGGAAGAGACCTCTAAGTCCATCCAGGTCTTCTAGAGAATGGACCTTTTTCTTGGGTGTTCTTGGCCGCTTCTTGCTTCCAGCTACATTTTCTGCAGGGTCCAGTTCCTGCTTTGGGGTTTCCTTGAACAATCCGATGTCTTCATCACCACCTACTGGCTCTCTGTGTTCGTGTGGGCTTCCCCCTGACATCTGGGTGGACTTCCTGAGAGCAGAGGGCTCTTTCTCCAGGTCCACTTTCTGAGGGGTCTTGAGCCGCCTATTTCTACTTGCTGGCGTGTTGACTGGTTCTGCTCGTGGAGATTTGCAGGGAACTCTGGTGGTTTGGTCAACAGTCACAGGGTCTGGAGTGTGCTCTGGGGTTTGGAAAAGCTCTTTGAGGCCAACCAGATCTTCTAGGGACTGGACCTTTTTCTTGGGTGTTCTTGACCGCCTCTTGCTTCCAGCATTTTCTGCAGGGTCCAGTTTCTGCTTTGGGGTTTCCTTGAACAATCTGATGTCTTCATCACCGCCTACTGGCTCTCTGTGTTCGTGTGGGCTTTCCCCTGGCATCTGGGTGGACTTCTGAAGAGCCGAGGCTTCTTCCTCCAGGTCCACCTTCTGCGGAGGGGTCTTGCACAGCCTCCTGCGACTTGCGGGTGTGTTGACTAGCTCTGCTAGGGGAGATTTGCAGGGTGCTTTGGTAGCTGGGTCATCAGCCATTGGTTTATCTGTGTGGTTTGGGGTCTGAAAGAGCTCTCTGAGTCCAGCCAGATCTTCTAGAGAATGGGCCTTTTTCTTGGGTGTTCTTGGCCGCCTCTTGCTTCTAGTTACTGCAGGATTTGGTTTCTGCCCTGGAGTTTTGTTAAACAAGTTGATGTCTTCATCATCACCTCCAGGTTCTCTGTGTGAGTTTGTGCTTTCCCCTGGCGTCTGGGTGGGCTTCCTGAGAGCAGAGGGCTCTTCCTCCAGGCCCACTTTCTGGGGAGGGGTCTCGAGCTGCCTCTTTTGACTCACTGGCGTGTTGCCTGGTCCTGGTAGCGGAGATTTGCAGGGTGCTTTGGTGGTTTGGTGACCAGTCATTGGTTTATCTGTGTGGCTTGGGGTTTGAAAGAGTTCTCTGAGTCCAGCCAGGTCTTCTAGAGAATGATTCTTTTTCTTGGGTGTTCTTGGCCGCCTCTTGCTTCCAGGTAGTTTTTCCGCAGGGCTCAGCTTCTGCTCTGGAG from Acinonyx jubatus isolate Ajub_Pintada_27869175 chromosome D2, VMU_Ajub_asm_v1.0, whole genome shotgun sequence includes these protein-coding regions:
- the MKI67 gene encoding proliferation marker protein Ki-67 isoform X1; its protein translation is MGPTGRLVTIKRSGADGPHFPLSLSTCLFGRGIECDIRIQLPVVSKQHCKIEINGREAMLFNFSSTNPTQVNGSTIDGPVQLKHGDVITVVDRSFRYENESHEDRRKSAEFPGQRRKQESLHRVSRSSLSSDPDGKLQDSDARSRASEDSVSGRPLKNVQAAGTVSGGCEDRVASRMPNVVRPSELAGGNSRNTTDPTSRDSKEDFSITLVSCKGDLKPLPSTRGLENGANNESPFKKLYESMKEELDAKSEKRDVLQSGKKSGTRSHRPPEKECSGGLQGGTQVPGSLKSRPRSGRSTQMKADPALGEQGISQTEDRRQGEEAGETPKETRGPIVPPEEMTETKTLAQRSPQASRKRQREDMMVAGGSASVNLDQKEGFRTDNKTFTPRKSLTRNQTPAKVENADNFGDTPENFFSKKRRSIPTSVDILTPEPETQNHTILAPLPVQVERKIPNSSVHQPEKAGAAVGRMHSGLPGRSSVDTSNFGDSINKTEGTPLKRRRVSFGGRLKPELFDENLPPNTPLKRGETPRRSLVSHTPPVLKKIIKVGSTDRPQPSGKEDSSGLHLEVTAQPQFAGSPARDPTRTSPGARDPRRRSPKASSVSGGSKSHHTDVPKRGGRKSGGLLSKRTSIDRSQHDILQRIYSKRRSGASEANLVVAKSWADVVKLGAKQTQAKAVKHGPQRQLSKRPRKANTPKKPVSGVHSEFSTGHANSPCTIIIGKAHLEKVNVPARPYRILNNFVINKKVDFNEDLSGLTEMFQTPAAKVKPQTMSLRPSALSDSEDVVRKEFQVPDPGEKPLLCTSETFGENVFPVTQNGPQEPSDKSLASPVLRRQSVRVNVNIEKTPVSGAPKATSSANRLRRSVGPRSIQMPGAGRKDEEAKMDTVENVPGRLLRKTPQREQKLEGAAKEQESYFEASENDTEPKENSEEVVAVRRSRRYSEQNQELAADLTPLKTWQDTEPKEDLGGIQGLLRMPIRVQGPKEAENKTAEKRQKSSKLELAGTPAAMSVQLETPPQKVDLEEEPLALGKPIQMPGGSTHSHGEPAGGDRNSGLFNRTPEQKLSPAEKLPGSKRRPRTPKKKNHSLEDLAGLRELFQTPSHTDKPMTGHQTTKAPCKSPLPGPGNTPVSQKRQLETPPQKVGLEEEPSALRKPTQTPGESTNSHREPGGDDEDINLFNKTPGQKPNPAVTRSKRRPRTPKKKAHSLEDLAGLRELFQTPNHTDKPMADDPATKAPCKSPLAELVNTPASRRRLCKTPPQKVDLEEEASALQKSTQMPGESPHEHREPVGGDEDIRLFKETPKQKLDPAENAGSKRRSRTPKKKVQSLEDLVGLKELFQTPEHTPDPVTVDQTTRVPCKSPRAEPVNTPASRNRRLKTPQKVDLEKEPSALRKSTQMSGGSPHEHREPVGGDEDIGLFKETPKQELDPAENVAGSKKRPRTPKKKVHSLEDLDGLRGLFQTPDHTDKPMTGDQTTKAPCKSLLAGPGNTPASQKRWLETPPQKVGLEEKPSALRKPTQTPGESTNSHREPGGDDEDINLFNKTPGQKPNPAVTRSKRRPRTPKKKAHSLEDLAGLRELFQTPNHTDKPMADDPATKAPCKSPLAELVNTPASRRRLCKTPPQKVDLEEEASALQKSTQMPGESPHEHREPVGGDEDIGLFKETPKQKLDPAENVVGSKRQPRTPKKKVQSLEDLVGLKELFQTPSHTDKPMAGDQTTKAPCQSPLAGPGNTPASKKRRLETPPQKVGLEEEPPALGKSTQMPGESPHEHTESGGGDKDIKLFNKTPEQKLKPADNVTGSKRRPRTPQKKVQSLEDLVGLKELFQTPEQTKKTTAVVKTTIVPCKSPLAETVNIPTHMKTRLKVALGKVTVENELSAVTKPTQRPEEATRTHREPVGEDEDIRLFKETPKQKLKPEEDVTGSKRQPRTPKKKVQSLEDLVGLKELFQTPDPGTGDQTTKVPCKSPRAEPVNTPASGKRRLETPPQKVDLEEEPSALRKPTRMPGESPHEHREPGGKEEDINLFKETLKRKLNPTENVTGSKKQPRTPRRNIQSLEDLVGLKELFQTPNHTDKPMTGDQTTKAPCQSPLAGPGNKPTNRRRRLKTPPQKVDLEEEPSALRKPTQLPGESPHEHGEPVGGDADIGLFKDTPKPKLEPVRNVSRSKRWPTTPKKKIQSLEDLAGLKELFQTADPVTGDRTTKSPFQSPLAGPGNKPTNRRRRLKTPPQKADLKEEPSALRKPTQTPEESTHLLRESGGDDKDVRLFNRTAKQKLGPTENVTGRKNRPRAPNPTQPLEDLASFRESFPRPDHTKQRGDAGSIQGAPKQTPDGGKPVKPLARVRRAPRGKPVEDLAGHRDPVKSRSESSVSPSPKRKRGNEGGGPGTKRLRSVTPAQATAEEKPPLKKRRGAPREGRDPPEPLTAKRKLRIVAERMEVPEDLTSGKRESRTEGREVGRTTASPQQAMSLRSRRPNKTKLEEQRPEPVKAAAEKVKTDRNDKKPQKTSRQTKPQSPEGRAKSSTPAGRVLASRMCLRSTRPRKVPLPDVAEEKQREKGVGVHVKNQEEEVTQRSDVMSLRSRKVKIPPGGNALESESQQRVTRSAKRCAGNTKKDEDNACIKKIRTRSRRDNEDV
- the MKI67 gene encoding proliferation marker protein Ki-67 isoform X2; translation: MGPTGRLVTIKRSGADGPHFPLSLSTCLFGRGIECDIRIQLPVVSKQHCKIEINGREAMLFNFSSTNPTQVNGSTIDGPVQLKHGDVITVVDRSFRYENESHEDRRKSAEFPGQRRKQESLHRVSRSSLSSDPDGKLQDSDARSRASEDSVSGRPLKNVQAAGTVSGGCEDRVASRMPNVVRPSELAGGNSRNTTDPTSRDSKEDFSITLVSCKGDLKPLPSTRGLENGANNESPFKKLYESMKEELDAKSEKRDVLQSGKKSGTRSHRPPEKECSGGLQGGTQVPGSLKSRPRSGRSTQMKADPALGEQGISQTEDRRQGEEAGETPKETRGPIVPPEEMTETKTLAQRSPQASRKRQREDMMVAGGSASVNLDQKEGFRTDNKTFTPRKSLTRNQTPAKVENADNFGDTPENFFSKKRRSIPTSVDILTPEPETQNHTILAPLPVQVERKIPNSSVHQPEKAGAAVGRMHSGLPGRSSVDTSNFGDSINKTEGTPLKRRRVSFGGRLKPELFDENLPPNTPLKRGETPRRSLVSHTPPVLKKIIKDRPQPSGKEDSSGLHLEVTAQPQFAGSPARDPTRTSPGARDPRRRSPKASSVSGGSKSHHTDVPKRGGRKSGGLLSKRTSIDRSQHDILQRIYSKRRSGASEANLVVAKSWADVVKLGAKQTQAKAVKHGPQRQLSKRPRKANTPKKPVSGVHSEFSTGHANSPCTIIIGKAHLEKVNVPARPYRILNNFVINKKVDFNEDLSGLTEMFQTPAAKVKPQTMSLRPSALSDSEDVVRKEFQVPDPGEKPLLCTSETFGENVFPVTQNGPQEPSDKSLASPVLRRQSVRVNVNIEKTPVSGAPKATSSANRLRRSVGPRSIQMPGAGRKDEEAKMDTVENVPGRLLRKTPQREQKLEGAAKEQESYFEASENDTEPKENSEEVVAVRRSRRYSEQNQELAADLTPLKTWQDTEPKEDLGGIQGLLRMPIRVQGPKEAENKTAEKRQKSSKLELAGTPAAMSVQLETPPQKVDLEEEPLALGKPIQMPGGSTHSHGEPAGGDRNSGLFNRTPEQKLSPAEKLPGSKRRPRTPKKKNHSLEDLAGLRELFQTPSHTDKPMTGHQTTKAPCKSPLPGPGNTPVSQKRQLETPPQKVGLEEEPSALRKPTQTPGESTNSHREPGGDDEDINLFNKTPGQKPNPAVTRSKRRPRTPKKKAHSLEDLAGLRELFQTPNHTDKPMADDPATKAPCKSPLAELVNTPASRRRLCKTPPQKVDLEEEASALQKSTQMPGESPHEHREPVGGDEDIRLFKETPKQKLDPAENAGSKRRSRTPKKKVQSLEDLVGLKELFQTPEHTPDPVTVDQTTRVPCKSPRAEPVNTPASRNRRLKTPQKVDLEKEPSALRKSTQMSGGSPHEHREPVGGDEDIGLFKETPKQELDPAENVAGSKKRPRTPKKKVHSLEDLDGLRGLFQTPDHTDKPMTGDQTTKAPCKSLLAGPGNTPASQKRWLETPPQKVGLEEKPSALRKPTQTPGESTNSHREPGGDDEDINLFNKTPGQKPNPAVTRSKRRPRTPKKKAHSLEDLAGLRELFQTPNHTDKPMADDPATKAPCKSPLAELVNTPASRRRLCKTPPQKVDLEEEASALQKSTQMPGESPHEHREPVGGDEDIGLFKETPKQKLDPAENVVGSKRQPRTPKKKVQSLEDLVGLKELFQTPSHTDKPMAGDQTTKAPCQSPLAGPGNTPASKKRRLETPPQKVGLEEEPPALGKSTQMPGESPHEHTESGGGDKDIKLFNKTPEQKLKPADNVTGSKRRPRTPQKKVQSLEDLVGLKELFQTPEQTKKTTAVVKTTIVPCKSPLAETVNIPTHMKTRLKVALGKVTVENELSAVTKPTQRPEEATRTHREPVGEDEDIRLFKETPKQKLKPEEDVTGSKRQPRTPKKKVQSLEDLVGLKELFQTPDPGTGDQTTKVPCKSPRAEPVNTPASGKRRLETPPQKVDLEEEPSALRKPTRMPGESPHEHREPGGKEEDINLFKETLKRKLNPTENVTGSKKQPRTPRRNIQSLEDLVGLKELFQTPNHTDKPMTGDQTTKAPCQSPLAGPGNKPTNRRRRLKTPPQKVDLEEEPSALRKPTQLPGESPHEHGEPVGGDADIGLFKDTPKPKLEPVRNVSRSKRWPTTPKKKIQSLEDLAGLKELFQTADPVTGDRTTKSPFQSPLAGPGNKPTNRRRRLKTPPQKADLKEEPSALRKPTQTPEESTHLLRESGGDDKDVRLFNRTAKQKLGPTENVTGRKNRPRAPNPTQPLEDLASFRESFPRPDHTKQRGDAGSIQGAPKQTPDGGKPVKPLARVRRAPRGKPVEDLAGHRDPVKSRSESSVSPSPKRKRGNEGGGPGTKRLRSVTPAQATAEEKPPLKKRRGAPREGRDPPEPLTAKRKLRIVAERMEVPEDLTSGKRESRTEGREVGRTTASPQQAMSLRSRRPNKTKLEEQRPEPVKAAAEKVKTDRNDKKPQKTSRQTKPQSPEGRAKSSTPAGRVLASRMCLRSTRPRKVPLPDVAEEKQREKGVGVHVKNQEEEVTQRSDVMSLRSRKVKIPPGGNALESESQQRVTRSAKRCAGNTKKDEDNACIKKIRTRSRRDNEDV
- the MKI67 gene encoding proliferation marker protein Ki-67 isoform X3; protein product: MPNVVRPSELAGGNSRNTTDPTSRDSKEDFSITLVSCKGDLKPLPSTRGLENGANNESPFKKLYESMKEELDAKSEKRDVLQSGKKSGTRSHRPPEKECSGGLQGGTQVPGSLKSRPRSGRSTQMKADPALGEQGISQTEDRRQGEEAGETPKETRGPIVPPEEMTETKTLAQRSPQASRKRQREDMMVAGGSASVNLDQKEGFRTDNKTFTPRKSLTRNQTPAKVENADNFGDTPENFFSKKRRSIPTSVDILTPEPETQNHTILAPLPVQVERKIPNSSVHQPEKAGAAVGRMHSGLPGRSSVDTSNFGDSINKTEGTPLKRRRVSFGGRLKPELFDENLPPNTPLKRGETPRRSLVSHTPPVLKKIIKVGSTDRPQPSGKEDSSGLHLEVTAQPQFAGSPARDPTRTSPGARDPRRRSPKASSVSGGSKSHHTDVPKRGGRKSGGLLSKRTSIDRSQHDILQRIYSKRRSGASEANLVVAKSWADVVKLGAKQTQAKAVKHGPQRQLSKRPRKANTPKKPVSGVHSEFSTGHANSPCTIIIGKAHLEKVNVPARPYRILNNFVINKKVDFNEDLSGLTEMFQTPAAKVKPQTMSLRPSALSDSEDVVRKEFQVPDPGEKPLLCTSETFGENVFPVTQNGPQEPSDKSLASPVLRRQSVRVNVNIEKTPVSGAPKATSSANRLRRSVGPRSIQMPGAGRKDEEAKMDTVENVPGRLLRKTPQREQKLEGAAKEQESYFEASENDTEPKENSEEVVAVRRSRRYSEQNQELAADLTPLKTWQDTEPKEDLGGIQGLLRMPIRVQGPKEAENKTAEKRQKSSKLELAGTPAAMSVQLETPPQKVDLEEEPLALGKPIQMPGGSTHSHGEPAGGDRNSGLFNRTPEQKLSPAEKLPGSKRRPRTPKKKNHSLEDLAGLRELFQTPSHTDKPMTGHQTTKAPCKSPLPGPGNTPVSQKRQLETPPQKVGLEEEPSALRKPTQTPGESTNSHREPGGDDEDINLFNKTPGQKPNPAVTRSKRRPRTPKKKAHSLEDLAGLRELFQTPNHTDKPMADDPATKAPCKSPLAELVNTPASRRRLCKTPPQKVDLEEEASALQKSTQMPGESPHEHREPVGGDEDIRLFKETPKQKLDPAENAGSKRRSRTPKKKVQSLEDLVGLKELFQTPEHTPDPVTVDQTTRVPCKSPRAEPVNTPASRNRRLKTPQKVDLEKEPSALRKSTQMSGGSPHEHREPVGGDEDIGLFKETPKQELDPAENVAGSKKRPRTPKKKVHSLEDLDGLRGLFQTPDHTDKPMTGDQTTKAPCKSLLAGPGNTPASQKRWLETPPQKVGLEEKPSALRKPTQTPGESTNSHREPGGDDEDINLFNKTPGQKPNPAVTRSKRRPRTPKKKAHSLEDLAGLRELFQTPNHTDKPMADDPATKAPCKSPLAELVNTPASRRRLCKTPPQKVDLEEEASALQKSTQMPGESPHEHREPVGGDEDIGLFKETPKQKLDPAENVVGSKRQPRTPKKKVQSLEDLVGLKELFQTPSHTDKPMAGDQTTKAPCQSPLAGPGNTPASKKRRLETPPQKVGLEEEPPALGKSTQMPGESPHEHTESGGGDKDIKLFNKTPEQKLKPADNVTGSKRRPRTPQKKVQSLEDLVGLKELFQTPEQTKKTTAVVKTTIVPCKSPLAETVNIPTHMKTRLKVALGKVTVENELSAVTKPTQRPEEATRTHREPVGEDEDIRLFKETPKQKLKPEEDVTGSKRQPRTPKKKVQSLEDLVGLKELFQTPDPGTGDQTTKVPCKSPRAEPVNTPASGKRRLETPPQKVDLEEEPSALRKPTRMPGESPHEHREPGGKEEDINLFKETLKRKLNPTENVTGSKKQPRTPRRNIQSLEDLVGLKELFQTPNHTDKPMTGDQTTKAPCQSPLAGPGNKPTNRRRRLKTPPQKVDLEEEPSALRKPTQLPGESPHEHGEPVGGDADIGLFKDTPKPKLEPVRNVSRSKRWPTTPKKKIQSLEDLAGLKELFQTADPVTGDRTTKSPFQSPLAGPGNKPTNRRRRLKTPPQKADLKEEPSALRKPTQTPEESTHLLRESGGDDKDVRLFNRTAKQKLGPTENVTGRKNRPRAPNPTQPLEDLASFRESFPRPDHTKQRGDAGSIQGAPKQTPDGGKPVKPLARVRRAPRGKPVEDLAGHRDPVKSRSESSVSPSPKRKRGNEGGGPGTKRLRSVTPAQATAEEKPPLKKRRGAPREGRDPPEPLTAKRKLRIVAERMEVPEDLTSGKRESRTEGREVGRTTASPQQAMSLRSRRPNKTKLEEQRPEPVKAAAEKVKTDRNDKKPQKTSRQTKPQSPEGRAKSSTPAGRVLASRMCLRSTRPRKVPLPDVAEEKQREKGVGVHVKNQEEEVTQRSDVMSLRSRKVKIPPGGNALESESQQRVTRSAKRCAGNTKKDEDNACIKKIRTRSRRDNEDV